The window GCGGCGATCACGGAGCTCATACCGGGTTCAACACCGGGGAGCCCGCAGGATTCCTCACGGCGCGATGTTGTGGTTGAGGTGGAACAGGTTCCCCGGGTCGTAGCGCTGTTTCAGATCCCTGAGACGGGTGTAGTTCGCGCGGTAGTTGGTCCGGACGAGGTTCTGGTCGTCGCCGTCGATGAAGTTGACGTAGCCGCCCTCCATGGAGTGCGGTTCGAGCGCCTGGTGGAAGCCGCGCACCCAGTCCTTCTGGGCCTCGCAGTCCGCACGGGTCGTGAGGGTGCCGCTGAGGGCGAACGAGTAGCCGGCGTCCCGGTAGGAGAAGGCGGACTCCTCCGGTCCTACGCGGTGGCAGGCGCCGTCGAGGGGGTAGGCGACGGTGACGCTCTGGATGGACGGGGTGGTGGCGCCGTGCTCGACGCAGGCGTCGATGGCGCCGTCCGGCAGGTCCTGGGTGAAGATGCCCTTCCAGTAGTGGTAGAGCCCCGCGGGGACCAGGTCGTCGAAGAGCGTGTTGATCACCGGGTAGGGGATGCGCTCGAGGTACTGGCCCAGCACCGGCCCGAGCGCGGCGAGGCGGTCCCGGATCCGGTCGTCCTCGTCCTCCGAGCCGGTCCAGCAGGCGATCACGCCGCACAGGGGCCGTCCGTGCCAGCGCTCGGGCAGGAACGGCACGGGCGGACCGAGCCCGACGACCAGCAGCGCGCCGAGGCTCTCGTCCCCCTCGGCGACCAGCTCCCGGTAGCGGCGGATCACGTCGCCGTCGAGCGGGAAGAAGACCGGCCCGCCGAGGATGTCGGCGATGGGGTGCAGCCGGTATGCGAAGGAGGTGACGACCCCGAAGTTCCCGCCGCCCCCGCGCACGGCCCACATCAGGTCGCTGTGCTGCTCGTCCGTGCAGGTCAGGAAGGTGCCGTCGGCCGTCACGAGGTCCACTGAGACCAGGTTGTCGCAGGCCAGACCGCAGCGGCGGGACAGGTAGCCCATGCCGCCCCCGGTCGTCAGGCCGCCCACGCCGGTGGTGGAGACGACCCCGCCGGTGGTGGCAAGACCGAAGGCGTGCGTGGCGTGGTTGACGTCCGCCCAGGTGCAGCCGCCCTCGACCCAGGCCGTCCGCGTCTCGGGATCGACGCGGATGCCGCGCATCAGGCCGAGGTCGAGGACGGCACCGCCGTCGCAGGTGCCGTAGCCGGGGACGCTGTGGCTGCCGCCGCGCACGGCGAGCGGCAGGCCCTGGTCGCGGGCGAAGTCCACCGTGGCGATGACGTCGCCCGCGTCGACGGCCCTGACGATGATCGCCGGCCGCCTGTCGTGCATGGCGTTGTAGACCTTGCGGGCCTCGTCGTAGGCCGGGTCGCCGGGCTCGACGATGTCGCCGCGCACGGCTCCGCGCAGCCGGTCCAGCAGCCGGTCGTCGAGGGTCGGTGTGTAGGTGGTCATGATCGGCACCTGCTTTCCGCTCCTGAGCGGGGAAGGGGCTGCCTTGTCGGGAAGGATCACTGCCTGGTCTACGCCGGAGCGGTGGCGGGTGCATCGCCGGAATCGCCCATCCTCGGTGACCCGGCATGGGCAGAACGGCCCATGCGCGGCGTCAGGTGAGGCCGTGCCGGTACGCGTACGCCGTCGCCGCCGCCCGCGAGGACACGTCGAGCTTGGCGAAGATGTTGTTGAGGTGCCGGGCGACGGTGTGCTCGCTGATCACCAGCTCCCCGGCGATGGCCCGGTTCGTGCGCCCCGCGGCGACCAGCCGCAGCACCTGGATCTCACGCTCGGTGAGCCCGCCGGGCCGGCGTCGGCGCACATCGGCGAGCAGGGCCGCCGCCCGGCGCGCGTCCGGTACGGCGCCGAGCTGCCGGAAGGCCTGCTCAGCGGCCCGCAGCTCCAGCCGGGCACCCTCGTCGTCCCCGGCGGCCCGGTCGGCGGCGGCCAGCGTCATCCGCACCTGGGCGGCCTCGTACGGGACCCGAAGCTCCAGCCACAGCGTCAGCGCCCGGCGCAGCAGGGACAGTGCGCGATCGAGGTCACGGGCGGCGAAGGCCACCGCGCCGCAGGCCGCCGCGGCGCTCGCGTGCAGCAGGGTCCTGTCCGAGCCGCACCGCCGCTGCCAGTCCCGGGCCAGCGACCGGAGCCCCTCGGCAGCCGTGCGCGCCTGGTCCGTCCGGCGGAGCGCGAGGCACACCTCCACCTGGGCCGCGAGCAGCCTGCACCGCTCGAGACCGCCGGCCTCGGCTCCGCTGGCGAGGGCGAGCCCCAGGGCCGTCGCAGAGGCGTCGGCCTTCCCCTGGGCCAGCCGCAGCAGGGCGAGTCCGGGCTGCGGGTCGCGACCGAGCTCATGGGTACGGTCGTACGACTCCTCGGCCGCCGCCAGCTCTCCGCGCCGCCGCTGGATCTGGCCGACCAGGTAGACCGCCTCGGCGGCCATCCGACGTTCGTACGGCAGCAGTTCCTCGCAGGTCCGCACGGCCTCGGTGAGCGCCTCGGGCCAGCTTCCGCGCAGTTCGAGGACCTCCACGCGGTGCACCCGGCACAACCCGCGGTAGTTGTTCTCGGCCGGCATCGCCGCGCACCACCGCATGGCCGCGTCGGTCCACTCGGCGGCGCGTTCGAGATCGACGCAGGCCATGGCCTGCTGGAGGCCCAGGCAGTAGACCCACCCGGTGAAGAAGGAGCTGAGCTCACCTGCCATGGCCGCGCACATGGCGTCGTCCAGGAGATCGAGTCCGTCCCCGACGCGCCCCTGGGCCACCAGGACGCCCGCCTGCGCCTGGACGCTCATGGCCAGCAGATCCGGGCTGCCGCAGCGCCGGGCGATCCCGGACATGCCCCGGGCCGCGGCCATCGCCTCGTCGAACGCACCGCGCTCCTGAGCGTGCTCCGCGTCGATCCAGGCGAGGTAGCACTGCTCGACACACTCCGGCTCACCCCGCAGATGCCGCCGGGCCCGGCGCAGCCAGCCGGCGGCCACGGCCGTGCGCCCCGCGAGCTGGTGCTCGTAGAAGAGGAGCCAGGCCATGAGCCCCGCCTGCCGGGCCGCGCCCGCCGCGACATATCCGGAGTAGGCCCGCATCCGCTGGACGATCGACTCGTCGATCCTGCTCGTCCACCAGGCGGCGTCGGCGAACGCGGCGCAGTCGTCGGGGGTGAGGCGGGTGGCGTCCAGGCGGCCCAGCAGCCGGTACGCCTCGCCCCACACCTCATGGGCAGCGGCGTCCCTGGCCCGCCGCAAGGTGTCCGCGGCCGCCCTGTCGATCGTCCGCTCGGTCACTCGCGGCTCCCTTCTCGCGCTCTGCGAGCAGGACCGGCCTCTCACCAGAATAGGCAGGCAGGCGGCCGCGGGACTCAGTGAACGGACACCTCCAGCGGCGCCGCATGCTCGTGCTCGCAGGCGTCGTCGATGCCGTACGTGTCCCAGGCCGGGAACGGATCGGCGGCCGCAAGGCCCTCGCCGTCCGCCTCCGCCATGAGGCACTCGGCCAGGGCGGCCCGGAGCGCCTCCGCACGCAGATGCGTGCCGATGAAGACCAGCTCCTGCGCGTACGGGGCGTCGGTGTCCCGCGCGGCGCTGGGCTCGAAGCGGGCGACGGAACCGGCCTGTGACCACAGCCCCGTCACCTGAGGGCGGCTGGCGAGGGTGAAGAACCCCTTGGAGCGCAGCACCTTCCCGTACGCGCCGCTGTCGAGCTCCTCGGTGACGAAGGACCACAACCGCCCCGGGTGGAAGGGGAGTTCGGAGCGGAACACCGTGGACGAGATCCCGTACTCCTCGGTCTCGGGGACGTGGTCGCCGTTGAGCTCCCGTACCCAGCCGGGAGCCTGCTGGGCGCGCTCCAGGTCGAACAGCCGCGTGCCGAGCACCTCGTCGAGAGGTACTCGTCCCCGCACGGCGTCGACGATCCGCGCGGCGGGGTTGAACCGGGTGAGTGCGGCCCGCAGCCGGTCCGCCGTCGCGTCATCGACCAGGTCGAGCTTGTTCAGCACGATGACGTCCGCGAACTCGACCTGGTCGACGAGGAGATCGCTGACGGTGCGCTCGTCTTCTTCGTACTGGTCGAGGCCGCGCTCGGCGAGTTCGTCGCCACTGTCCAGCTCGGACAGGAAGTTGGCGGCGTCCACGACCGTGACCATGGTGTCCAGCAGGGCGAGATCGCCGAGGGTGGCGCCGTCGTCGCGGGCGAAGGCGAAGGTGGCCGCGACCGGCATGGGTTCGGAGATGCCGGACGACTCGATGAGGAGATGGTCGAAGCGGCCCTCGCGGGCGAGGCGGTCGACTTCCTGGAGGAGATCGTCGCGCAGGGTGCAGCAGATGCAGCCGTTGGTCATCTCGACCAGGCGTTCCTCGGTCCGCGACAGCGCGGCCTCGCCGCCCCGCACCAGCGCGGCATCGATGTTGATCTCGCTCATGTCGTTGACGATGACCGCCACGCGCAGTCCCTCGCGGTTCGCCAGGACATGGTTGAGCAGGGTCGTCTTGCCCGCCCCGAGGAAGCCGGACAGGACGGTGACGGGCAGACGGCTCTCGTACGGCATCCCCGGTCAGCCCTCCGGGCGCAGCAGCCCGCGCTCGTACGCCTTGACCAGGTGCTGCGGCACGAGGTGGCTGACGCCGTCGATGGTGACGGGCACGAGCTGCGGCGTGCTCGCCTTCCACTGCGCGCGGCGGTGGCGGGTGTTGCTGCGGGACATCTTCCGCTTGGGGACAGCCATGACGGACCTCCTCGGTGGGTGAACACCGAGGACGCTACATGAAAATGGATCCCATTAACAATTGCGCGGAGTGCGGCGGTGGGTCAGCGGCGGGACCGCACCCGTGCGTCCCGTGGCGGCCGGATGAACTGCAGCTCCAGCGTGACGGGCGGATCGGCCAGGCCCGGTCCGCCCGCGGCCGCCCACCGCACGATCTCCTCCGCGCCCTCGTCGTCCATCGCGAAGCCCACCCACGTGGCCCGCCCGCCGGCCCGGCGCCCCGCGGCCGACGGCTGGACGACGATCACGTTGGCCTGGTCGCAGGGGCCCAGGCAGTCGGTCGTACGGACCTGGAACCCGTGCTCGGCCCCGGCGGCCCGCAGCCGCTCCAGCTGCCCGGCGTGATCGGTGCCGGGGTGCTTGCGCGGATCGCCGCAGCAGCAGCCCCGGCAGACGACGAGCGTGCAGGGGCGCTCGCGGGCGGCGCCGATCAGGAACGTATGAGTGGGCATGACAGAAGCATCTCTTACTCCTTGGCGCCCACCAGCATCCGCACCTCGAACTCCTCGTACGCGGCTGCCTCCTGCGGCTCCTGGCGGTTGCCCAGCACGGTGCCGAGCCAGCCGAGGAAGAAGCCCGCCGGGATGGAGACGATGCCGGGGTTCTGCAGCGGGAACCAGGCGAAGTCGGACTCCGGGTAGAACGAGCCCGGGGTGGAGGAGACGACGGGGGAGAACAGGACCAGCAGGACCGAGCAGACCAGGCCGCCCCAGAGGCTGAGCAGTGCCCCCTCGCCCGTGAAGCGGCGCCAGAAGAGGGTGTACACGATCGTCGGCAGGATCGCGGACGCCGCGATGGCGAAGGCGAGGAAGGCGAGCGTGGCGGTGTTGGCGCCCCAGGAGACGAGGGCGAGCAGCATGGCGAGGACGCCGATGACGGCCGCGGACAGCCGGGCCACCATCAACTCCTCGGTCTCGCTCGCGCGGCCCTTGCGGATCACCTCGCCGTACAGGTCGTGCGCGAGGGACGAGGCGGCGGCGAGGGTGAGGCCGGCCGCGACGGCGAGCAGCGTGACGAAGGCGAGGCAGGACAGCAGGGCCGTGAGGATGCCGCCGCCGAGGGCGTTGGCCAGGAGCAGGACCGCGGAGTCACCCTTGTGGTCCGTCTCCGCGATGGTCTCCCGCCCGACGATGGCGGTGGCGCCGAGGCCGAGGATGCCGGCCGCCAGGCAGACCAGGCCGACCAGGCCGACCGCCCAGACCAGGGAGGAGCGCAGTACGTCGATCTTGCGCGGGGCGAGCATGCGCATCAGGACGTGGGGGAGTGCGGCGAGGCCGAGGACGATGGCCAGTTCCAGGCTGAAGAAGTCGAGCTTGCTGGTGGTGCTGACGCCGTAGCGCAGTCCGGGTTCGAGGAACTGCGTGCCGGTGCCGCTGTGGTTCGCGGCCGCGGACAACAGGGCGCCCGGGTTCCAGTCGTAGTGGTGCAGCACCATGACCGCGGTGACCGTCACGCCCGCCACCAGCATCAGGGCCTTGATGATCTGGATGACCGTGGCGCCGGGCGCGCCGCCGATGGCGGCGTACACGATGACGATGGTGCCGATCACGACCACGCACAAGGTGCGCGTAGCGGCGCTGGGTTCGCCGGTGAACTGGGTCAACAGGGCCATGCTGCCGACCAGTTGGGCCACCAGATACAGGGTCGTGATGGCGAGGGTGCACACGGCGAGGGCGAGCCGCGCCGGGCGCTGGAGCCGGGTCAGGCGCAGGGCCAGGGTGTCACCCAGGGTGAACTTGCCCGTCCGGCGCAGGGGTTCGGCGATCAGCAGCAGCACCATCATCCAGGCGACGACGGTGCCGCCGAGGTAGAGCAGTCCGTCGTACCCGTTGAGGGCGACCAGGCCGGTACTGCCCAGCAGGGTCGCGGCCGACAGATAGTCGCCGCACATCGCGAGGCCGTTGCGCAGCGGGGACATGGTGCGGTTGCCGAGGTAGAACTCGCCGAGCTCGTCACGCTGAGGGGCCGTCAGCAGCGCCATGAACAGCGTGACCACGACCACCGACAGGAACAGCACGAACGTCAGGTTCAGGCTGAACCGGTCGACGATGCCTGCGGACATGGTCACCACGTGCGGTACCCCCTGGGGCCGGGCTGGACGGTCTGTGCGGCCTCGCCGCGGTGCGCGGCGGAGCGGAGCGAGTTGGCCTCGTGCTGGTCCAGCCGCGAGCCCAGGCCGCGGGCGAGCGGGTCGACCCGGGTGCGCATGTGCCGGACGTAGCACCAGGCCGTCACGCCCATCACGACGAACTGCCCGAGACCCAGGGCGAGACCGAGCGTGAGGTGGCCGAGCAGACGCTGGTTCATCAGGCCCGGGACGGAATGCGAGAGCAGTACGTACAGCAGGAATCCGCCGACCGACAGGATCGTCGCGCGGACACCGAACCTGCGCTGTGCGCGGCGCAGTGAGTGAAATTCGGGGTCTTCGGATATGCGCCGGGACGGCGCGGGTTCATTTTGCGGGGAACTGGATGTGAAAGAATTGTCGTGCCAGGGTGAAAATTCGGGCACAGGCGCACCTTCTTTGCTGCGGCATGCCGGACATACGGGGGCGCGGTTTTGTGATGGGGAGTGGGCGAGCGGCGGCGGGTCCGGAAGCCGGAGTATGGCAGCGGGCTCTTTGAAGAATCAACCGCCGAGCTGAATTGCCGTACTCCGGTGGCGCATTCATGCCCCTCGTGATCATTTCGCGGCCTTGTGTGGCCTGCGAAAAGGGCCCTCCGGGAAATAGTCCGGACCATTTCTTTCGGCCGGACTGTCTCAAACGCGACCCGTGCGGGACAGTCCGGCCGAGCGCGGCTCAGAACCGGGCGCCGACAGCCGCGCCGCTCCGCGGCACGAGGAAGTTCGGGGCCGACGGCAGCGATCCGTCGGCGGAGCGCGGGCCGGTGATCGGGGCCGGGTCGGTGCTGAGCACCGAGGAGGCGTTCCAAGTTTCGCCCAGGTTCCAGGAGTTGCCGCTGGCGACCGTCCCCGAGCCGACGGCCGCCGCGCGTGCGTCGTCGACGGACAGGTTGGCGGTCAGAGTGGCGGCGCCGCCCGGGATGTCGGCGTCGAAGCCGGTGCCGGCGTTGGCCCAGGTCGTGTTACGGGTCAGCGTCATGGCGCCGGGATTGCCGTTGTCCGTGACACCGTGCGCCGCGTTCCGATACGAGATCGTGTTACGCAGGATGTGGGCCACCGCCGGCGCCGGGCTGCCGCCGCCCATCTTGAAGCCGTTGCCGTCGCCCGAGAAGTCCGGGAAGTTCCAGCGGTTGTAGCCGTTGCCGTACGCGATCGTGTTCTCGATCTGAATCGGCGAGGCGAACTTCCAGGCGTCGAACCCGTCGTCGACGTTGTTCCACAACCGGGCCCCGCGCACCACGTTCCCGGTTCCGCTGCCCTCCTTGATGGCCAGACCGTCGGCGCTCTCACCGTTCTTGCGCGGGTCGCGATTGCCGTAACTGTCCAGATTCAGGATCTGATTGTTGCTGGAGGATCCTTGGAGCTGGAAGCCGGACTCGTAGTTGTCGTGCGTCGACAGCCGGGAGAAGACGTTGTTGTTGCAGCCGTCGCAATAGATGCCGTACGGGCCGTTGACCAGCTCCAGGCCGGAGATCCGCCAGTGGGAGGCCTCCATGTGGATCGCCCCGCGTTCGGCCCGGGGGATGCTGCCGCCCACCGGCGTGTGACTGGCGGGCAGTTGCTCGCCGTCGACGACCACGCGCTCGCCCTGGTAGGGGCCGAGGCTGATCGGCTGGGAGGCGGTGCCCGAGGTGGAGATGGTGATGTTGTCGGTGAGGGCGTAGGTGCCGCCGCGTACGGTGATGACGTCGCCGGGCTTCGCCAGGTCCACGGCCCGCTGGATGGTCCGCAGCGGCTGGGCCAGGGTGCCCGGCGCCGCGTCGTTCCCGTCGGAGGCGACGACGAGCGTCGCCGCGCCGGACGCCTCGCTCGCCGGGCCCAGTACCGTCAGCAGGGCCGCGCCCACCGCCGCCGCCGTCCAGATCGCCGTACCGCGCATGCCGCTCGCTGTGCTGCCCATCGGGGCCTCCCGCCTCCGCCTGCGTGCCGTGTCGCAGAGCAGTGGCCGCCCGGCGCGCGGAGGTTGCCGGGGTACGGGGGCCAGGTGACGCGGCGACAGGCGTCGCGGGGCAGGCGCCACGGGGCAGGCTTCACGGGGCGGGCGGGAATGGTCAGACAGGCCCTAGGGTGAGGGGCGTGACCGACAGCGACAGACTCCCGCTCGCCGTGTTCGACCTGGACAACACCCTCGCCGACACCGGACACCGGCAGCACTTCCTGGAGCGCACACCGCGCGACTGGGACGCCTTCTTCGCGGCCGCCCCGCAGGATCCGCCCCTCGCGCAGGGCGTCGCGCTGGTGCTGGAGAGTGCGAAGGAGTGCGAGGTCCGCTATCTGACCGGACGGCCCGAGCGCTGCCGGCGTGACACGCTCGACTGGCTCGCGGCACACGGGCTGCCCGAAGGGCGCTTGTACATGCGGCGCAACGACGACCGCAGGCCCGCCCGGCGCACCAAGCTGGAGATCCTGCGCCGCCTCGCCGGCACCCGCGAGATCCGGGTGCTGGTGGACGACGACGAACTCGTCTGCGAGGACGCCGAACGGGCCGGTTTCACCGTCGTACGGGCGCGCTGGACCGCCCCTTCCGCCGCGCTGAAGGTGGCGCAGGAGCGGGAGGGGCGGACCTGAGGGCCCGGCGGGCGTGCTGCCCGGCCTACTCCAGGCGGAAGCCGACCTTCATGGTCACCTGCCAGTGCGCGATCTGCCCCTCCTCGAGCTGGCCGCGCACTTCACTCACCTCGAACCAGTCCAGGTTGCGCAGGGTCTGCGAGGCGCGCTCGATACCGTTGCGGATGGCCTGGTCCACGCCCTCGGGTGAGGTGCCGACGATGTCCGTGACCCGGTAGGTGTGATTCGACATGCGGGTGCTCCTCTCACACACGTCACTCCACCGTGCCCCAAGGCGGGGCAACGCGCGAGCTGTCCCGGAGAGCCTGTGGACAGGCGCTCACCGCGCCACGCTCAGCGACAGCGCGAAACGGCCCTGACCGTCCGTCCACCAGTGCGCCAGCTCCATCCCGGCCGCCGACAGTTCCGCGCGGACGCCGTCCCTGCGGAACTTCGCCGACACCTCGGTGCGCATCTCCTCGCCCGCCGCGAAGTCGACGGCGAGATCGAGCGCGGGCACCTTCACCGTCTGTGCCGTACGGGAGCGCAGCCGCATCTCGATCCACTCGTGGTCCGCGTCCCAGAGCGCCACGTGGTCGAAGGCGCCGGGATCGAAGTCGGCGCCCAACTCGCGGTCGATCACCGTCAGGACGTTCTTGTTGAACGCGGCCGTCACCCCGGCCGCGTCGTCGTAGGCCTCGACCAGGACCTTCTCGTCCTTGACCAGATCCGTGCCGAGCAGCAGCGCGTCACCGGGGGACAGCAGCGCCCGGACCGAGGCGAGGAACGCGGCGCGCTCGACCGGCAGCAGATTGCCGATCGTGCCGCCGAGGAACGCCACCAGCCGGGGACCCGGCGCCTGAGGCAGGGCCAGTCCGCCGGTGAAGTCGGCGATCAGCGCGTGCACGTCCAGCCCCGGCCGCTCCTCGATCAGCGCCTGTCCGGCCTGGGTGAGGGCGCTGTCGCTGACGTCGACGGGGATGTACGTGTGCAGCCCGGTCAGCGCGTCGATGAGGTACCGCGTCTTCTCCGAGGAGCCGGAGCCCAGCTCGACCAGGGTGCGGGCACCGGTGACCGCGGCGATCTCCCCGGCCCGGTCGACGAGGATCTCGCGCTCGGCGCGGGTCGGGTAGTACTCGGGCAACTCGGTGATCTGCTCGAAGAGTTCGCTGCCCTGTGCGTCGTAGAACCACTTCGGCGGCAGCGTCTTGGGCGTGCTCGTCAGGCCCTTGAGGACGTCGGCGCGCAGTGCGGCGTCGGTGGCGTCCTCGGGCAGGGTGCGGGTGAGAAGGAACGGACTCACGTGCTGGGCTCCTTCGGTCGTGCGTGCGCCGGGGCGTCGCTCGGGTCTTTGAGCGGGGTGAGCAGCACATCGGTGCGGCTCGCCGCGAGGAGGGTGTGGTCGGGGACCTCCTGCCAGTGCGGATCGTCGTCGTAGGGCTCGGAGGCCACGACGGTGCCGCCGCCGGGCCGGTGCAGGTACCAGAGCGTGTCGCCCCAGGCGGTCGCGGCGATGGTCTCGCCGTTGGTGAGCAGCAGGTTGAGCCGGGAGCCGGGAGCCGCCTCGGCGACCTCCAGCACGGTGTCGGCCAGTGCCTGCCCCTCGTCGTCGCCGCCGCGCAGCCGGGCCAGGACCAGCGCCCACACGAGCGCCGAGTCGTTGCGGGCCTCCATCGACAGCAGGTCCACCGCGGGCAGGCTCGAAACGAGCGGTGCCAGTGAGCCCGGCCAGCCCTTCACGGCGCCGTTGTGGCTGAACAGCCAGGGACCCGCGGCGAACGGCGCGGCCGCGGCCTCCGCGTCGGCGCCCGCCAGCGTCGCGTCCCGTACGGCGGCGAGCAGCGCGGTGGAGCGCACCACCCGGGCCAGATCCGCGAAGGACAGATCCGCCCAGACGGGCCCGGCCCGGCGGTACCGCGCCGGCACCGGGTCCCCCTCGGCGTACCAACCGACTCCGAAACCATCGGCGTTGACCGTCCCGTACCGCTGTCGCCGAGGCGCCCACGACTGGCGGTACAGGGCGTGCGCGGGCTCCACGAGGAGTCTGCCGAGCGGCTCCTCGGGGCCCAGATAGGCGAGATGACGGCACATCAGACGTCCCCCACGGAGCGGGCCGTACGGAACCCGGAGAAGATCTGCCGCCGGATCGGATAGTCCCAGTTGCGGAAGGTGCCCCGGCAGGCGACCGCGTCCACGGCGAACGAACCGCCGCGCAGCACCTTGTACTCGGGCCCGAAGAACACCTCCGAGTACTCCTTGTACGGGAACGCCTGGAACCCCGGGTAAGGCAGGAAGTCGCTCGCCGTCCACTCCCACACGTCACCGATCAACTGCCGTACGCCGAGGGGGGATTCGCCCTCCGGGTAGCTTCCGGCCGGTGCCGGGCGAAGGTGCCGCTGTCCGAGGTTGGCGTGTTCCGGCGCCGGGTCGGCGTCGCCCCACGGGTAGCGCATGGAGCGGTCCCCGGCCGGGTCGTGGCGGGCGGCCTTCTCCCACTCGGCCTCGGTGGGCAGCCGACGCCCGGCCCAGCGGGCGTAGGCGTCGGCCTCGTACCAGCACACGTGCAGCACGGGTTCGTCGGGCGGCACGACCTCGGTGACGCCGAAGCGGCGCCTGAGCCACTGCTTGCCGTCCCGGCGCCAGAACAGCGGGGCGTGGACGGAGTTCTGGCGGATGTGCGCCCAGCCCTCCGCCGTCCACCAGCGGTCGTCTTCGTAGCCGCCGTCCTCGATGAACGCCTGGTACGCGGCGTTCGTCACCGGGGTCGTGTCGATGAAGAACGGCGGTACTTCGCGCACGTGGGCCGGGCGTTCGTTGTCCAGCGCCCACGGCTCGGTCGAGGTGCCCATGGTGAACGGGCCGCCGGGGACCAGCACTTCGGACGGCCCCGTGTGCAGGGGCGCCGGCTCCGGGTCGGGGGCGGTCAGGGCCTGCGGGCCCTTGCGCAGCTGATGGGTGATCAGCATCGTCTCGTCGTGCTGCTGCTCGTGCTGCGCGATCATCCCGAAGGCGAAGCCCGCCTCGGTCAGCCGCGTCCCGTGGAAGGCCGTGCTCTCCAGGAGGTCCAGCACCCGGCCGCGCACCTCGGACGCGTAGTGCCGGGCCTCGGTCGGCGGCAGCAGCGGCAGCGAGGGGCGTGCCGCGCGCGGGTGCTCGAAGGCGTCGTAGAGGCCGTCGATCTCGGGCCGCATCGCCTCCCGCCCGGCGACCGCCCGGAGCAGCCACTGCTCCTCCTGGTTGCCGATGTGCGCGAGGTCCCACACCAGCGGGGACATCAGCGGCGAGTGCTGGGCGGTGAGGTCGGGGTCGTCGACGCAGCTGGTGAGCAGGGTCGTCCGGGCACGGGCGGTGGTGAGGGTGGTCACAGCCCGCTCGCGGAGCGTGTCGGCGTCGAGGGCGGGGTCGGTCATGTCCGGAAGTCCTTCCCGTGCAGGGTGCGGTCCGTGCCGTAGAGCTCGTCCAGCAGGTCGTCGGCCGGGCAGCGGCCCTTGCTGACATAGCGGTCCCGGTACGCCGCCACGGCGTCCGCCACCTCGGTCGTGGCCCCCAGCCGGGGCAGTGCCTCCAGCGCCGCCGTGAAGCAGGTGTCCGCCACCTCCCGCAGCTCCGGGTCGGCGAGGCCCGAGCGGGCCGCGTCGATCCACAGCGGATTGTGCGGCGCGGGCAGCGACAGGGAGCGCTCGGCCAGGGGCTTCACGGCGCGATAGGCGGTCTCCGCGGCCTCGGGGTCGTCGAAGAGCGCGGTCGTCACGGCGAGCGGCACGATCCAGCCGTCCTCGCCGGGCTGCGCGTCGATCATGCGCAGCTCCAGATGGCCACGCGGCCTGACCGGCGGGAACAGCGTCGTGAGGTGGTAGTCGAGGTCCTCGTGCATCGGCGGCCTGGGCACCCCGGACCTGGTCCACTCCCGGAACGTCAGCCCGTCCGGGACGTGCCACGGGCCGCCGTCCTGTCTGACGCACATCACCGGGGCGTCCAGCACGTGCCGCGCCCAGACGGCCCGCGGATCGCCGTCCAGCGGGGGTGCGCCCGCGCGGCCCGCACCGATCTCCATCCACAGCAGCTGCCGGGTGGAGAGCCAGCCCGTGGGCTCGTGCCCGGCCAGCGGGGAGTTGGCGAAGGCGGCGACCAGGACCGCGCCCAGCTGGTGCGCCAGCCACCAGCGCCGCCCGTGCCCCAGCGGGCCGGGCTCCTCGTATCCGGCGTCCAGGCACACCTGCACGGAGGCCGAGGTGCACATCATGGCGCGGCCGGCCGGGCCCGTGCGGTCCAGACAGGCCTCCATGGCGTCGTACCGCGGTTCGCGCAGGAACCGGCGGGGCGAGCGCCAGGGGTCGTTGCCGATGCCGACGAGACCGAGATCGTGCTTGCGCAGTACCGCGCGGGCGGCGGCGAGGTCGGCGGAGACGGTACCGATGCACTCCATCAGGGAGGCGGCGGGCGGCGAGCTGAGCTCCAGCTGGCCGCCGGGCTCGACGGTGAGCGCCGACCTCAGGGGCACGGTCCGTAGTGCGGCGTAGGCCGCTTCGAGTCGTTCGGGTGTCACGGGGAGCTGCGGGCTT of the Streptomyces sp. T12 genome contains:
- a CDS encoding cation acetate symporter encodes the protein MSAGIVDRFSLNLTFVLFLSVVVVTLFMALLTAPQRDELGEFYLGNRTMSPLRNGLAMCGDYLSAATLLGSTGLVALNGYDGLLYLGGTVVAWMMVLLLIAEPLRRTGKFTLGDTLALRLTRLQRPARLALAVCTLAITTLYLVAQLVGSMALLTQFTGEPSAATRTLCVVVIGTIVIVYAAIGGAPGATVIQIIKALMLVAGVTVTAVMVLHHYDWNPGALLSAAANHSGTGTQFLEPGLRYGVSTTSKLDFFSLELAIVLGLAALPHVLMRMLAPRKIDVLRSSLVWAVGLVGLVCLAAGILGLGATAIVGRETIAETDHKGDSAVLLLANALGGGILTALLSCLAFVTLLAVAAGLTLAAASSLAHDLYGEVIRKGRASETEELMVARLSAAVIGVLAMLLALVSWGANTATLAFLAFAIAASAILPTIVYTLFWRRFTGEGALLSLWGGLVCSVLLVLFSPVVSSTPGSFYPESDFAWFPLQNPGIVSIPAGFFLGWLGTVLGNRQEPQEAAAYEEFEVRMLVGAKE
- a CDS encoding DUF485 domain-containing protein, translating into MPEFSPWHDNSFTSSSPQNEPAPSRRISEDPEFHSLRRAQRRFGVRATILSVGGFLLYVLLSHSVPGLMNQRLLGHLTLGLALGLGQFVVMGVTAWCYVRHMRTRVDPLARGLGSRLDQHEANSLRSAAHRGEAAQTVQPGPRGYRTW
- a CDS encoding right-handed parallel beta-helix repeat-containing protein; translation: MGSTASGMRGTAIWTAAAVGAALLTVLGPASEASGAATLVVASDGNDAAPGTLAQPLRTIQRAVDLAKPGDVITVRGGTYALTDNITISTSGTASQPISLGPYQGERVVVDGEQLPASHTPVGGSIPRAERGAIHMEASHWRISGLELVNGPYGIYCDGCNNNVFSRLSTHDNYESGFQLQGSSSNNQILNLDSYGNRDPRKNGESADGLAIKEGSGTGNVVRGARLWNNVDDGFDAWKFASPIQIENTIAYGNGYNRWNFPDFSGDGNGFKMGGGSPAPAVAHILRNTISYRNAAHGVTDNGNPGAMTLTRNTTWANAGTGFDADIPGGAATLTANLSVDDARAAAVGSGTVASGNSWNLGETWNASSVLSTDPAPITGPRSADGSLPSAPNFLVPRSGAAVGARF
- a CDS encoding dodecin, whose product is MSNHTYRVTDIVGTSPEGVDQAIRNGIERASQTLRNLDWFEVSEVRGQLEEGQIAHWQVTMKVGFRLE
- the egtD gene encoding L-histidine N(alpha)-methyltransferase; the protein is MSPFLLTRTLPEDATDAALRADVLKGLTSTPKTLPPKWFYDAQGSELFEQITELPEYYPTRAEREILVDRAGEIAAVTGARTLVELGSGSSEKTRYLIDALTGLHTYIPVDVSDSALTQAGQALIEERPGLDVHALIADFTGGLALPQAPGPRLVAFLGGTIGNLLPVERAAFLASVRALLSPGDALLLGTDLVKDEKVLVEAYDDAAGVTAAFNKNVLTVIDRELGADFDPGAFDHVALWDADHEWIEMRLRSRTAQTVKVPALDLAVDFAAGEEMRTEVSAKFRRDGVRAELSAAGMELAHWWTDGQGRFALSLSVAR
- the egtC gene encoding ergothioneine biosynthesis protein EgtC, which encodes MCRHLAYLGPEEPLGRLLVEPAHALYRQSWAPRRQRYGTVNADGFGVGWYAEGDPVPARYRRAGPVWADLSFADLARVVRSTALLAAVRDATLAGADAEAAAAPFAAGPWLFSHNGAVKGWPGSLAPLVSSLPAVDLLSMEARNDSALVWALVLARLRGGDDEGQALADTVLEVAEAAPGSRLNLLLTNGETIAATAWGDTLWYLHRPGGGTVVASEPYDDDPHWQEVPDHTLLAASRTDVLLTPLKDPSDAPAHARPKEPST